Within Caproicibacterium argilliputei, the genomic segment GGATTATCGACACTGATATTTGAGTTTCCACCACCGGTACCTCCGCGGCCACCTTGACCGCCTTTCCCACTATTTCCGATTCCTACATTTTGTACTTTCAAGGCTGAATTTGTAATATCAATCTCTATACGTCCGCTGGAACCGCCTGTGCCACCCTGACCGCCTATGCCACCGACACTGCCAGAACAATATCCTCCGATATTACCTGAATTCAAATATCCGCTGTTTCCGCCTTTTCCGCCTTGGCCGCCTGTGCCACCTGTTCCTCCAGAACCACTGGAAATGTTAGTAAAGGATAAATCGGAGTTATTTGAAGTCAATACTATCAGACCTCCGAATCCGCCAGATCCACCGTTTCCGCCTTGGCCGCCTTCACCACTTGGAATGGTATCATTAGAAAGCGCATTGCGTCCATCACCGCCTGTACCGCCTGTACCACCACTCCCTCCAGTACCGCCGGTGATATTCAGTGCGGTGAATTTTGCGTTGGATACATCCAAAAAAACGGATTGACCACTGCTTCCACTTTCTCCGTTGCCGCCGCGCCCACCTGTGGATGAACCGTTCACACCATCAGTGCCACGTGTACCAGTTGAACCGGATGCACCGTTGCCAGCAGTGATATTCCCAGTCAGTTCAACAGTGCCGCCAACTACTTTAATTTGACCGCCGGTCCGAATGGCGCATGCGGTCAAATTTCCTCCGGCACCGTGCAATTCCAGCGTTGCATTATCGCTGACGACGATATTTCCAATAGTCACTTTCGCAGTGTAATATAACTTTGCGGCAATGCTGCTGGAAATCGTAATGGTTTTGCTGTATGTTGATGTGCCTAAATTGGAAATCAAGTAATTCCCTGATTTGATAATTGTGATATTTTTTGAGCTGTCCACCGAGCAGTAACTGCTTACCGCAGTGCCGGTAACTTCTGCGTCGGATGTGACAATCGTCTTTGCGTCGCTTGGTACCGTTTCGATACCCGGCGTGAAGCTGGCGGCCGAAGTGCTGACGTTCGTCGTACCGCCGGAAGCTGCCGAAGCGGGAAGCGGAAAAGCGCTTATGAGAAACGCTGCCGCCAACGCGCCCGACAGCGCACGCCTGAATAAACCTGTCTTCATGTGTTTTTTTCATCCTTTCATTTTGTTTCAAATCCTTTTTTGATAATAAAAAACTGCGCTCCGCAGAGTGCAGTGCTTGTGTGAATAGGAAACTGCCTAGCTGGTATCGATCCATTTGGCAGGGGAAAGCAAGAGTGCGTCCAGTTGGTCTTTTCTCCGGTACGCGGCAGACAAGTCGTCTGTTTGCCAAAGCCAAACACGGTGATCCTCCAGTGTGATGGCTTTTAGGATATATTCCATCTTTCCAGCGGTTCTACGGGCTTCGATTTCCGTATCGCAGGCAGCAACACACTCCTGTGTTTTTCGGTTTTGTAATTGCAGTAAGGTATGTCCTGCACCGTCCATGTGAATATTTTTCACAAGATAGCTCATGCCGGAACACTCCTTTCGTAATCGACAAATATATCATACAGGCTGTCACGCTCATAAGCTTCCAAATCAAAGGACGGACAGTCAGCAGGCGTAACATCTGGCTTCTGGTAATTCGCATAACTGCCCTCTGCAACACGTTCCCAATGCTGGAGCAGCCAGTCAAAGGACGCGCGGAACAGGGTACCGTCCCGGCCGGGCTTGCGGCCGGTCAAAAAGTCGCTGGCTTCCACATCCCGGCAAACCGACTGAAAAGTTTCTGCGGACAGGTGTTTGTCCAAGATTAGCTGCTTGCGGTTGACACCCCACTGCCAAACAGGCACTGGTGCATTCAGGGAAGGACAGCCTGCTACAAAGGCATTGCGGATGGCTTCAAAAAATTCAGTTTCTGCAGTTTGTGTGGGGGGTGTTTCGCACAGTCTCACTCCCTCAGTCTCGGTATATTCAGTCTCGGTAATAGTATAAGAAGAGATGGCACCCATACTTTGGGACTCTAGAGCCTCCTGTTTTGGGAGTCTAGACTCCCTCACTTTGGGATTCAAGACTCCCAAATTTTGCGCTTCTGGATTCTCTGCATTCGGAGGTTCCGGAACGCCGGTTTCAGTCGTTTTATTGGCACATTCTGCCGGGGAAGCGGCTTGTGCATTGGTTTGGAAGTCTGTTTTCTGTGCTTCTTGGTTCTTCTTTTTTGGGAGAGCAGACGGTTTTTTCTTTTTCTCTTTTGGTCTGCTGTTACCAGAGTCCGATACAGCCGGTGATAACCCACTGGCAAAATTCATCACATAGTAAACGACCGGCTTGCCCTGTCCACGCCGCTGACGCTGAATTAAGCCAAATTCAACTAGTTCATTCAGCACCTTTGTGACAGTGTTTTTGCTGCTATTGAGTGCCAGCATGATTGTGTCCACGCGGTATTCTATGTATACACGGTTTTGATCGTCAATCCAGCCGCTTTTGCGGGAAAGGCTCATGCGGTCGAGCATCAGGCTATAGAGAACTTTGCCCTCCGTGGTAAGTTGCTGGAAGACACTATCTTCAAAAAGCGCTTTTGGCAGGCGAAGGAATCGAAACTGTTCTCCATCGTTTCCATAATAAAACTCAAAGTTCATTCTCGTTTTCCCCCATAAGTTCGGATTTTGTAAGGCCACTGGCAAAGTTCATCACATAATAGCCGTTCTGTCTGCGCTGGATTAAGCCGAAATCGACTAATTCGTTTAAAATCTTTGTGACGGTATTTTTGCTGCTGTTGAGTGCTTTCCGGATTTCGCTTGAACGGTATTCAACGTACACGCGGTTTTGGTCGTCAACCCAACCATTTTCACGGGATAAGCGCATGCGGTCGAGCATCAGGCTATAGAGGATCTTGCTTTCACTGGAAAGTTGTTTGAATGTGTCGTATTCAAACAGTGCTTTGGGGATATAGAGGAAGTTGTGCTGTTCTCCATCGTTGCCATAATAAAAATTAAAACTCATTTTGATAACCTCCAAAAGTATTCATATAATCATTCAAATACAGCTGGGCAGGTGTGCCGCAGCCCTTTACCTGTTTCACAAACCCGGCCTTTTTCAGCTGCTGCATGGCGTTTACAACGGTATTCCTGGAAAGGGACAGTGCTTGTCCCAACTCCAATTCCGGATAGATAATGAATGCACCGGCAGCACCTTGCTTGGCCTCCCGCCGAGTACGTTCGCACAGCGCAAGATAGACCAGTTTTGCGCTGCTGTTGAGCTGCCTGTTCGTGAGAATTCGCATACAGTCCATGTCCGTACCTCCTTAAAAATTGGCATAAAAATAGCTCCCAGTAGGGGAGCTTACACGATATAATCTGAGTGTTACTTTTGACATATCACTGTAGTAATCATCGTGACAATGAATATGATTACTGTAAAAATTGGTGCGTTTATCATTTGAAATAGTAATACGAGATACAGCATCATGCAATCAACACGTACTGAGTTTACTCGTTGAACCCCATACTTTACCGATAAAACTTTGAATATGCTTAAAATTAGGAACAGAGTAAGCGCTATCCCTCCTCCAACCAGAAATGTTAAACAGTCTATTTTGGTTTTGCAATTCTTACTCAAGACAAACAAATAAAATAGCAGACATGCTAAAGTCAAAACACTCAAACCTACAATTCGTTTAATTTTAACTTTTGTTATGACGTTCAGTGTCATAAAATCACTCCAAATCTAATTAGCCTAAATTAGTATTTTGTATAATCAGGCACCGCTCTACAGCACTCAAAATGTCAACTTCTATTTTCGGCGGTTATCGCAGATTACGCAGTTTTTTATCTGCAGACACAAAAACAGCCAGACCACAATATCTTGTGTTCTGGCTCCTTTTCTGTCTTCTTCGATTTTCGAGCATTTTCACCGTTTTTCAAATTTCTGTTTGTGTGCATTATTTATCGTGGTAATGACCGCCGCACTGGATGATCACCAGAGTATTGTCCGCAACAGTAAATACAATCCGATTCTTCCTATCAATGCGGACACTGGCGTATCCTGAAAAGTCATGCTTAAGAAATTCAAACGTGCTGATTTCACAGTGATAACCATTTCTTAATAGTTCATTTATAAGCTTATTGGTCTTCTTCAAAAGCTTGCGGTCAGTATCCTGCAGAAGCACATATTCAGACCACGCTTCGGGAACCCATTTTAGTAGCAGCATTTTAATCCTCAATCAAACTGTGAATTTCGGCTTTTCCTCGGTGCAGTTCCGCAATCCTGCGTTTCAATTCTGCAGATTCCTCTGGCGTAAAACCGTTTGCATCCTTTACAGAAAACTTGACTTCCCGCTGCCGGATTGTCTGCTTAATGAAAGCATTTAATACCGATGCCATGGAAATGCCCAACTCGTCACATAAAGAACTGAAACTGTCTCGTTCGGACTTGTCGATTTTAATCGTCAGATTCGTTTTCTCGCTCATCATAAAGCACCTCCGTTTTTTATATCATACGTTATTTTATGCAGAAAGTCAAGAAAATATGTGTGCTTTTAATGTGCTTTTGCAATAATTACTCTGATCATAACTAAATAGCTAATTCAATAGATATGGTTTGTACTTCTTTTTTCATCATTACAATTATACTCCTTTTGGCCCATCTGGATAGGCATTCTCAAACTCCGCCAGACGCTGAACTAGATCCTCTTTGTTGGCATCGCTCCAATAGCCTGTCTTAATGCCATTGACGCGCTCATGCGTCAGACGCTGGTAGCTTACCGAAGCCGCAGGTTCAGTGTCAGCAATATCTTCTTCCGTAAAGACCGTTTCCTGATTCGGCAGGGGCAGATTTCCGCTGCTGTCACGGATGTGCTTTTCAACCGGCTTGCATTCATGCACCGGAGGTTGCGGTTTGGCAGCAGGACGCTTGTCCTGCTCCGTTCCGGCATAGGGCTGAATTTCACTATTACCGATAGGCTGCTGCAGTTCCGCAGCAGGTGCTTCTTCTGGAGTTTCCAATTCATCCGGTGTTTCGTCAGATTCTGACAAATCAATTTTTCCAGCAAAAAAATCGTTCAAAATATCGCTGTACCAGTTATGCACCTTTTCCAGCGCCATTAAATCTTCTGCCTGCTTATAAGAAATTTTCGTGTTGGCATAGTTATTCAAGTAATCAGCTAACTGCTGCTGATTATTTGCGAATTGTACATCAGCAAACAGAACAGCAGCAGTGACCGGAACACGTCCTTCATCAACAAGTGCCAGCAAATCATCACACAACGTTGATATTTTAATGTATCGCTGAATGGTTTTTACGGTGTCGCCGGTTTGCTCCGCGATAGCTGCGGTGCTTTTGCGTTCACCTTTCGCTTCATAAGCAGCCTTTTGCATCGCATAACCGCGCGCCAGCTCTGACGGAAGCAGCTCATGTCGCTGGCACAGATTAGTTTCCGTCAGAATTAAGTCTGCTTCTGCGTCTGTGCATTCCCGAACAATGCATTTCACCTTGCACCCGGCCAATTCGCACGCACGTTTACGGTTACGACCTGCCAAGATAATGTACTTATTGTCTATCTCGCGAACAATGCAGGGCTGCTGCTGTCCGTTTTCCCGGATACTGTCAGCCAGCTGCTGCAACTGCTCCTGTGAGTATGCCCGAAACGGTTGGTCGGTGATTTCTTGCAGTTCCGCAGGTTCAATTTCGGTAATCTGGTCGCCGTTTACAGCGACGCCGTAGAGTGTCCCGGTGAAAGCTTCTTCCAGTGTCGGCAAGGACTGCTTTTTCATTCCGCATCACCTGCAATTCTCTTTGCAGCGGCAAGGTAAGCCTGCCCAACGCGGCTACTTTTACGGTGTACCAGACTGCCGCACAAAGTGTTGTCATCATCCGTGCTGTTGCGCGCTTCTTGTAGCATTGGAACCGGAGCTGCAAAAACGAGGCTCCCATAGCTTTCTTTTAAAGCTGTGAAAACCTCGTTGCTCATTTTTGTTTGGCGGCTGTACATGGTAACAAGCATCCCGGCGAGGAACGGTTTAACATCTTTCGTCTGCTTGATTGCCATGTATCGTTGCAGCATTTGCGGAATGCAGTCATAAGCGAATTTTTCAGCTTGAACCGGCAACAACAATTTGTCACTGCATTTCAGTGCATTGGAAACCAACAGATTATCAACGGCAGTCGGGCAGTCAAATAAGATGTAGTCATACTGGGCGAAAAAATCACGATGGAAAACCCGGTCAAGCACGGTGTTGCTCTGACCATCATTGCCCAAAACAGCGTAAATACCGCCGAGCATCTTATTTGCGGGGATATAGTCCAGTTG encodes:
- a CDS encoding replication initiator protein A; protein product: MNFEFYYGNDGEQFRFLRLPKALFEDSVFQQLTTEGKVLYSLMLDRMSLSRKSGWIDDQNRVYIEYRVDTIMLALNSSKNTVTKVLNELVEFGLIQRQRRGQGKPVVYYVMNFASGLSPAVSDSGNSRPKEKKKKPSALPKKKNQEAQKTDFQTNAQAASPAECANKTTETGVPEPPNAENPEAQNLGVLNPKVRESRLPKQEALESQSMGAISSYTITETEYTETEGVRLCETPPTQTAETEFFEAIRNAFVAGCPSLNAPVPVWQWGVNRKQLILDKHLSAETFQSVCRDVEASDFLTGRKPGRDGTLFRASFDWLLQHWERVAEGSYANYQKPDVTPADCPSFDLEAYERDSLYDIFVDYERSVPA
- a CDS encoding replication initiator protein A, whose translation is MSFNFYYGNDGEQHNFLYIPKALFEYDTFKQLSSESKILYSLMLDRMRLSRENGWVDDQNRVYVEYRSSEIRKALNSSKNTVTKILNELVDFGLIQRRQNGYYVMNFASGLTKSELMGENENEL
- a CDS encoding GntR family transcriptional regulator, producing the protein MDCMRILTNRQLNSSAKLVYLALCERTRREAKQGAAGAFIIYPELELGQALSLSRNTVVNAMQQLKKAGFVKQVKGCGTPAQLYLNDYMNTFGGYQNEF
- a CDS encoding Txe/YoeB family addiction module toxin, which codes for MLLLKWVPEAWSEYVLLQDTDRKLLKKTNKLINELLRNGYHCEISTFEFLKHDFSGYASVRIDRKNRIVFTVADNTLVIIQCGGHYHDK
- a CDS encoding damage-inducible protein J is translated as MMSEKTNLTIKIDKSERDSFSSLCDELGISMASVLNAFIKQTIRQREVKFSVKDANGFTPEESAELKRRIAELHRGKAEIHSLIED
- a CDS encoding ParB/RepB/Spo0J family partition protein, which gives rise to MKKQSLPTLEEAFTGTLYGVAVNGDQITEIEPAELQEITDQPFRAYSQEQLQQLADSIRENGQQQPCIVREIDNKYIILAGRNRKRACELAGCKVKCIVRECTDAEADLILTETNLCQRHELLPSELARGYAMQKAAYEAKGERKSTAAIAEQTGDTVKTIQRYIKISTLCDDLLALVDEGRVPVTAAVLFADVQFANNQQQLADYLNNYANTKISYKQAEDLMALEKVHNWYSDILNDFFAGKIDLSESDETPDELETPEEAPAAELQQPIGNSEIQPYAGTEQDKRPAAKPQPPVHECKPVEKHIRDSSGNLPLPNQETVFTEEDIADTEPAASVSYQRLTHERVNGIKTGYWSDANKEDLVQRLAEFENAYPDGPKGV
- a CDS encoding ParA family protein, which codes for MSKIIAVAIEKGGVGKTTTALNVGAGLRLLGKNVLLVDLDQQGHLSRWLGYQPDGKPTVSELIYQEVSGICSNDDMQFIRHSDREQLDYIPANKMLGGIYAVLGNDGQSNTVLDRVFHRDFFAQYDYILFDCPTAVDNLLVSNALKCSDKLLLPVQAEKFAYDCIPQMLQRYMAIKQTKDVKPFLAGMLVTMYSRQTKMSNEVFTALKESYGSLVFAAPVPMLQEARNSTDDDNTLCGSLVHRKSSRVGQAYLAAAKRIAGDAE